The Gadus macrocephalus chromosome 9, ASM3116895v1 genomic interval GCACAAAAGCAACTAACGGTAATATTCACTCAAAATAGCTATTCTGTTTTCCCCATGTCGCCGATTAACAATCATATCAATAACATAACACAGACTTACTTTTTGTCGTGATCGGTCGTGCACATGAAGCTGTTTAAGACCTATTTTCCACGTAGCAATCCAGATCCGCTACTCTCTACGACAGCTTCGTTGCCGTGGCTCTCTGGATACTGGATAGCTCGACTGGCAGCCAGTCGGCAGAGGAGTCGACCAGTCAACGTACGGTGTGATGCAGACGTCTGGACGGAGGAGCAGTCAAGTTGGAATGGGTTCCTAGAGGTTTTGGCGCCTCCAGTGTCAACAGTTTGTCACAACTGTTTGAGGTTTACTACATAATCACCATCTACTCTTTTAATTCCTACTTAATGGGGCTCGCAATTCTTCTAAAAGCCCTATAAATCATAGGGCCCGCCCTTCCCATTCATTCAATGATCTTCAGTTTCAACTGACATCAATCCTCGGACGCtgtcaacaaataataatatataaacatTATTGGCCTGTATGCCAATACACACAACAAAGTAATCAATTATGTGAATATTGTTGCCTGGTCATTTGATTAACCACCCTCTGTTTTATCAGTGTTTGAAGCTATATAATATTTTCTTATGTGCAATGTGGAATATACGTTCAAAGCTATTATATTAATGCATCATTGTGACTGGCAGGCCAGCAGAATTCATTAttactgcaaaaaaaaatatttgaagcagcatctgtctgtctgttcctgGCAAATTAGGCCTTTTTAAAACTGCAGCATGTCTTCTTCTCAACTGTTAGGTCTAAGATTCAGAAATGActtctattatttatttattctttgagGGTGCACTTATCTGTCCATAACAGTCAGACTGGTTGAATAATGCAGAAGGGTTCCACATTGCTCCTGCAGAAAGCCATCTATTCCTGACACAGTTGTATTCCTGTCTTCGATCCCCCATTTTCTTGATGGAAATTAAACACTTTTTAAATCATGGTTTTGTTACCCGGGTCATGGGGTTTAAGACACACGCAGCCATTTGGTGTGAGTTATAAATTAGTTTTTCCATCACAATGATTTGCATGTTTTTTGCAATTACTGATAAATCTTAAACCATCCATAATCTATTTCACGTAAAATAAAAGATATAATAAGCGTTGGTAAAAATTATATAGAAAGTGTGTAGTGAGTGCAATAGCATATGGAATAATTTTTTCTACGACAAATGGTGATGCATCACAAAAAAATGATTGCTTTATTACGGGTTAAATTGTCCCTAAACATAATTCAGCAGATTGAAATAGTAAATAACTCAACTTTGGTTTTCCATTGCTCAATGGATCTTCCAAAACATAACTAGCACATTATCCAACAttgtacaacaacacacaaatagGCCTTAAAGCGTCAGCAATGGCTGACGCTTACAGCCCGACCGCCTCATGGAAAACCCTGTTCTTTAGGAGCTGAAAATAGAAGTTTGGGATCCTCCTGGGGGTTTCATTCCTGCAGCATTCGCACGAATGGATACAGTAGATAAGATACGCAGCAGGAAGTGACATTACGTCATTATTCTCTTACGAATGTATGTACAGTACAGAGCAAAGGGGACTAACATAATGCGGAAAGGACCCCTTGGTCCCAAATACAGTAGGCTTGACATATGTAGACTCTGTATGGCTGCATTGCTTCAGTACCTGAGTTGTGTTTTAAGACCAACCATAAAGACAAGGGCGATGTCAAAATATTGTAACTACATTTCCAATAAATCAACCAAAAGGGACCTGGGCTTTCTCTTCCACTCACAAgcattttaaatgacatttagACGCTTAACCTTTGATGCCATGTTGTTTCATTTAGTCAGcgtcctccctcttcctcagaATATCTTAATCGGCGTGGAAAATAAGGCACCTATTATACACATTGGTCTATTTCTATGGGTTCGCTATCCTTGTGAGGGGGAGAAAAAGTCACATATTTTTGAGTGCACACAAATTTAGCCCAGCTATAGTCCTTCAAGGTATAGTAAAGTAGTTAATATTTTCATAAATGATCTCTTTCAACACTTTCATTACAAAATATTGACACGTCATATATAAAAAAGGTTGTACAGTAGCAGAAATGCATCCAGTGCAAGCTCAGCAAATAACattaaaatacacaaatacgTTATCATTTTCAAGGGAGATTACGTTTTCTACTAAAAATGATAAAAGTGTGCCACCTATTGGTTGTAGGAGGGTAGAAAGTGCAAAAAATAGTGAATGTGACTTTCTATAGCAAGCCAAAGTTCCTGGTTATTATCATTGTGGTAATATCAGTAATATTCACATTCAAGGTCTAAATCTAAGCTataaaacatgaaaataaaacaaacaaaccgatACATCTTCCACAAAATATTACTAGACGAAacataaagataaaaaatatataaaaagcaTAAAAGACCTATCCGAAATAAAAAGATAACCATATCATATCATCATAATAAAATCAACATGTACAGTGTTTTCATCGACAACAGACAAATTACATTAAAACAATTATACAAAAAGCTgcatataaaaataaattaaaatgtcTATCTTAGAAGAGTGCAGAAGAGTGAGAACCGCTTCCAAGATCTATGCATTGTGGTATTTATTTGGTAAAATTTTCCTTGGTTCTATATTTTCATAAAGGCACATAGCATCAGTGTTTTGGTAGATCAGGTCCACATTTGTTCCAGTTCTGGATCTGATGATGTCCAATGCACACTGGTTCAAGAATACATACTGATCCTGTGGCATCAATGAACACTGAATCAGTCAACAATAACGCTTCTATTAAAGGAGACATTGAGtcaaatgtgtcttgttttgcAGCGACCTACCTCTGTTTGTACCATTAGCGTTCTGTGCATTCGCAAGTCATGGATGGTGCCGTACACATCAACCATACTCTCCCTCTCAATCTGGAAGATCAGCCTGTCGATGGCGATGAAGGTGCCCGTGCGACCAACACCGGCACTGGGAGAACAGACAGAAAGTCAAAGTGACAGTCTTGAGCATACTTTTTGGTAACGCATTCCTGGCATTTATAGTTGTCATTTTGCCATAGCGATGCGGTGGATTGAGCAGAGCGTTGTTCCATACGCTCTGCTCACGGAGCTCCCCAATGTCAGAGTGGTGCGACACACGACAAATCGCCGCGGGAACCCTGCTATTAATTAGGATTACCCCACTTttgtgtataataataataataatggattgaatttatatagcgcttttctatacactcaaagacgctttacctcactaaccaccaccagtgtgtagccccCACTGGGGTGacgcacggcagccaatctgcgccagaacgctcaccacacaccagcttgaggtggagagtgagggaattaatgaataagccaattatacaggaggacgATTAGGGGGCTTGAAtgagattgaatgagcctggtcgggccaggacaccggggaaacccctactctttgcgttgagtgccctgggatcttttatgacctcagtgagtcaggacctcggttttacgtctcctccgaaggacggcgccttccacagcacagtgtccccgtcactgcaccgGGGCGTCGGGATTGATGAGTgaaggggccagagggaagagtgccacctactggccaccacccgacaccacttacagcacctggtattcccaggcggtctcccatccaagtaccaaccaggcccgaccctgctCAGATGAGATCGGACGTGACCATGGTGGTAaggctgtatgtgtttgtgtgacagtaCCTGCAGTGCACGACAGTGGGGGAGTTGGCAGAGTACTGGTCCATGTGCTCTCTGACCAGGTGTCTGAAGTTGATGAGCAGTTCAGTGCTCTCTGGAACGCCGTGATCCGGCCAGGCCGTGAAGTGGAAGTGCCGCACAGAGCGAGTCTCAGCCGTTTTAACCTGCCAGGGTaaatcaaccacacacacacacacacacacacacacacacacacacacacacacacacacacacacacacacaaagacaaatacAGATGCATGCAGAGACACATGCAGAGTCAGAAACACATATATACAGAGACAGCCTAGATACATACAAACGTATACAGTTATTGTTTTCATGAATTTAGTCACAACACGGATCAGATTAGCAAGTACGTTGTTAGAGCGAATTATGATGAGGAATTAGTATTCCCCACCCGTTGAGATAGGTTTCATCTTACATTTTTTATGTCAAATTCCCTGATAGTCCAGTCTTCAAGCGTAATTTCCGATGTCATTGTCACAGTGTTGTTCCCAAAGTGCTTGGAGTCCTCAGGCCAGTATTTCTCACATTTCACCTATGAGGAGAATCGGCAGAAAGGACCATtgttacacgtgtgtgtgtgtgtgtgtgtgtgtgtatgcgtgtgtgtgtgtatgtgttgtgttgtgtgtgtgtatgtgtgcatgtatgtatgtttgtatgtatatgtgtgtgtgtgtactgacccTTCCCTGCTAGTtacattgtgcgtgtgtgtgtgtgtgtgtgtgtgtgtgtgtgcgtgcgtgcgtgcatgcgtgtgtactgACCCTTCCCGGCTCGttacagcatgtgtgtgtgcgtgtgcgcgtgcgtgcgtgcactgACCCTTCCCGGCTCGTTacagcatgtgcgtgtgcgtgtgcgtgtgcgtgcgcgcactGACCCGTCCCTGCTCGTTACAGCGCGTCAGCATGACCAGCGTCTGGATGTTCTTCTCCCAGACCATCCTCCAGAACTCGTTGACGGTGCCGGGCAGTGGGCCCTGCGCTCCGATGTACTCCTTCTTGGAGTTGTAACCCTGTTTGTGGTTTTCCAAATAAACATGGCTTAAAACGCATCATCATATTTCACCCTCTGTTTGTTACAAGGTGACCAGAAGACGAACTGCAAGGGTTCAGCTACTCTTTAACATGCCTTATGTTTTCAGCAGCAGTCTTAACATTACGAGTGGCCCGTGTGATGATGGAGAGAGTTAAAAGAAAAGAAGTAGGCATGGAGATGGTTTAGAAGAGAGTGAGTACGCACCGGCATGTAGCTAGCGTTGATGTAGTCGTCAAACTGAGTCCCCTGAATAGAGAGTTTCACCCTAGACGAGTCGTCTAAGAGGAATGAATGAATTGATAGAAATGAGAATCAGAAATAGATCTGTCGTATAAAGGTCGTTCTTTCAAGTGTTTATATTAGGTATATTACTCTGTCATTCTGCAAAATGTTCATTGTTTCCCAACAGTTATGATGATTGTTATATCGAGATGATCATTATTTGGAGTCTCGTTTATGTCCGAGGGGTAAATTAACAAAGTATGATGAGGTATTAGAAGACGTGAGGTGGCGATCCCAGTTTGACATGACGAAATATTACTTCTGGCCCAGAAGTCGGGTCCAGACTTCAAGTTAGTTTTGGCAGCAGAGCATTGGGTTCAACCTACAGGGCAGTACGTTGTTGTAGCGGTTCTTGGTCTTGTTTTCCAGTGCCAAAGCACTATTCCTCGACTGGGCGGTGCCTACAGGCTTCAGGTCCTTGGAGTcagacagaaacatacacacatgtatactCACAAGTGCCAACGCTGTGGTTTCATATATGATATGCACATATGTTCTATTTATGCTTGTTTAGCAGGGTAAACGAAGCCTAGGCCTTAAGTGTGCTTGGTTCATGCTTGTAGGTAAAATGCTAAATGCGTTGCCATGACGGCAGTAGTTCACGCAGCCACAATAagattgtgtttttttacatgaataACATTCAGTTATTTAAAGCCTGGTGACTTACATCAAACTCCTCGGCGAAGCCACAGTTAGAGTCTGCCTTCTGCTTTCTGTAATAGGCCTCGTAGTCCACCACGTGCACAGAGATGTTTCTGTTCAGGACCAGAGATCAGACAACACCCTTCATTTCACTGCTGCCCCTGCGCTCATGGCCCATGTAGAGGACTTCACTCATTCAAATACAAATGGCTCTCCTGATTGTGTTTTTGGCATATGTAGGAGGAATGGTTGGTACTCACACTTTCTGCCTACTGTTGGGGAAGAAGAAAGGGCCATGAATGATTGATATTGAAATACATACGATTATAGTTGGATAAAGGAAGATAAAAGAGGAAAACCTCACCTAATTGAATTGATCTGGATGTCCGAACATTCTTTCCTATTCATTCTATTAAAAGCAGAGCAGTCAAAGATTAGAATTGTTTAGTCTCGGGGTCTCGTTTATGTAATCGATTCTTTAAGGGAATAGTGAACATACTTCTTCCAATAGATGATGAAgccaatgatgatgatgaagaggacaCAAAAGACTCCCAGGGAGGCCCCAACCGCCGTGCCGATGACGACTTTAGAGATGAAGGAGACCAAAGGACAAAGGGTTTCACACGGTTTCACTGCGTTTCTGGCTCAGTACATGGGATGGATAAAGGCTGCGGTGGCTGGGATAAGACAAACCTGGGTCCAGAAGTGTTTGAATAACAGGATAGAAGGGAGTTATTGTGACAAGAGAGTACTTGGAATCCACAAAATTACTGCCGGTCGACTCATTCAGCCGGGTAAATAACACGATAGCGTACCTGCGGTAAAACCAGAATCATTAACTTATTCATCAGGCTCAGCTCggtaaggtgaaatgtaaaaaagGTTTATATTTATTCTTGAGATAGAGATATATGTTGTACAAGCTATTATACCAAGAATTTCCCCCTAAgaagggatgaataaaggataacaaaacaaaaaactaatTATAACTAGGATACCTAAACTCCTAGTTAATATATCCATACCGATATTTGTGATTGGCTCTCAGTGCACCATTGGTATATCCTCTCCAAGTTTCACCGGTCCCAATTTCCACAGGCAGATTTGGGCTGACTTCTCTTTTAAATCTTGAGCGATCTCCACTCTCAACTTTTCTCACTCTCGCCAGGTATGTGGTTGTTTTGCCTGCACTCCAGTTTGCATAGGTTTGGTTCAAGAACTGTTTGAGTTCAGATGAATCCATGTCTAAAGAGGAgtagtcaaataaaatacacctTATGAATATACACTTTAATATAGCAattgtgcttggcacttgtttctatgaacatatTTACTGTGTCGATAGCGATATATCATTGTTTGTCTATTTTTTTCTGCCAAATATACTTATTGTATAAAtattggtatatatatatatatatatatatatatatagtgtctgctaaatgccctcaatgtgaaTGTTATGCCATTGGATCTCAAACGTTTTATTTTCCGGTCTGGAGAAATAAAGTGGGCCTTTCCACTTTATTTAGCTAGTTTCCAATAGCTTCTTTTGGCCGTGCCCCTTGTTTCTGCCCCTATGTGGTTCCTATGTGTCCACCCCCTAACCATATCAATCTGATTGCGCCGCACAACCAGTTTACCCGGAAGACGTAATGGCATTTACGACTTTGTAGTTAACATTGAACTACACATCTGATCTACTATACATCATCAATCGGTATAACGTCTGACATTAAAGTTCAGTGCACTAGCCTGTGCATACCATAAACAATATAAGATGATAGGTCAAAACCCACCGTTGAGGCTGTCGGTCAGGAGCACCCCGTAATATCTTATTGGTCCGTTGGTGGCGTCGAGCATCTGGGGCTGAATGTTTACGGTAAACCTGTCATGGGCATTCACAGTCGCTTGCACTAATGATTTATAGTTCGAGGGGATGAAAgggtcttgaaaaaaaagagaaaatattaCATACCATTGATTAACAAGCCAAGATTAAATATTTGTGCACCTATCATTCAACTCAATAGTTTAAAAGAGGCTCTTGGCAAGTAGCTGCAATTTGTATCAAATGTTGTGGCATCTGGAgatattagtgagtgaaatgctctgtaaAAAAGACGCTCTCTCCCGCTCCAAATAGTAATGCCAATAAAACATATAACTAAAGGTGCAGATCCTACCTGTGATGCCAGTGGTGCAGCTTCGAGATTCGAGTTCGCTGGGGCTTCCACAGCTCAGTGTCTGCATGGTCACCTGGTATTTTGTGTAGTGCGTCAAGTTGCTGATCGTGTATTCACAGTCAGGGCTGCAACTTCCAGGGACGGTTATGATGGTAATTGGCTTATTGTCGTTTTGCCGATGCCCTATTCCAAAGTCAGAGCTCCTGCCTTTTGGTCGGCTCCAAACCAAGAGGATTTGGGCAATTTTTTCATTCGGACTTGAACATGTGAGGTTTTGCACGGAGCTGGCCTCTACAACACCAGAACAGAGATGGAGATGAATGAGTACTTGTGTGTCCTTTCCTGTGGATCCTAAAGAGGGAAGCTCAGCGCGACACAAGCAACTCTAAGGACGGCATCATTAACACTGAATATTATGCTAAATTTACCGTAAAACCATGACTCACCCACTTAGTTTATTTGGTGTATTATCATTTACTTACCCACTATTGAATATATGCATAAACTGACAGACAGTATTCAATTACCCTGTTTTTTGAGTATGAAACAATCATTATCTTTTTGAAAAGGGCAAAAGAGGCTGAATGGGTGAAATATTACTTGGTTTGAGTGTTCTGACTGTGACTGACATTAACTGCATATTGTATAAATAAGTTTAGGTTTCAGAATAATGAAATCATAAGTATCACTTATGcttgaaacaaacacaaaatacagacTTTAATCGACATACTTGTGCATTTGGAATGATCCACGGAATCAGATCGAGTGCCATCCGAAGTCACTGTGGTCACACTGTAATTGTAGGGGCTGCCAGGAACCAGCGGATACACGTTTAGGTTCTCCTGCTGTGTTGCATTTTCCATTGGTTCCATTGGTTCACCAGACCATGTTACCAAGTAGCTATAGCTTGCTTTGTAACCGTCAGGCCTGGCCCATGTAAGCTGGGTTGCCTCTTCTTCTGTGCTGATGTTGAGGGATTGGACTTTCTCTGGTTCtaatcaattcagaaaaaaacagCCATATCACTTGCCAATTTTGAGTGTGCTTGATATCATGTCATTGTGTGCATGGATTGAAATCCTTACTTGTGGTATTGGAGATTGAAATACTGCAGCTTTGAAGGCGCAATGGCCCCTCTGTAGCTACGGAAAAGTTGTAGGGTGTTCCGGAGTTCAAGTGTGAAAATGTATAATTGGGGCTATTGGTGAAATTCGATTTGGCTTGGTTGGATTGGACATAAGTCACCACATAGAGCCAAGAGTCTGCTTTGAACTGGGCGTGCTGCCATCGAATCACAATGGAGCTGGTGCTTTTTGTCAAGAATTCAATCTTCTCTGGTGGGTTCGGAACTGGACGAAAAAAATAAGTTGCATCGAAGCTGATTTAAAGTAATCATGACATTgaataaatgaagacacaaacaacacatgcatgcatctgCAAAGCCATCAAGTATTCTCACTTACAAGTGGCATTGGTGATCACCCTGGAGGTGGTGTTGAACGGGCCACTGCTGGTAATCACCATGGCCGAATACTCTCGCCCGGGACAGAGGTTGTCAAACAGGTGGGATAAGGGCTCAGGGGGGGACAGCCTCCTACTTTCGGTTTGGTCACTGCTGTTCAGGTAGACATAATAGTGCTCCACATTCCCTGCAGGAGCTGCCCACGACACCAGGATGGTGTCGTTGAGGCCCTGGTTGAGGACACGGTTGGACACGGTGGGGTGGACCTGCTCTGGTTCTGTGTGAGGCGgaggcagcacagagagagatcACACCAAGATTGGGTAAAACTGGATAAAAACGTTCAGTCATATGCCATTAAGCATATGCCAGAAAGCAGGCCTCAATGTAGTTAACTAATCACTAACAACACATTCCTTTATAAGCCTTAATTAATGATGAACTTATCattaacaaaaaataatacacaTTTGTAGATGATTATTAGGTGCACCTTTAAGGGGATcaggtgtgatgttgattaGCAAATGCAAGCCATGTCAAAACCGAACCTCTGGGATATCCCTAGTGGGAGTGTCAGCCCAAATGTATGATGGACAGATCAGCATAACCACTTGTCCAGTGGACAGGCTGGTAGGCGAATGTATCCAATAGTACTTATTGATCATCTACAAATCCATATTGCCGTTTTGTTAATGAGGAGTAAAGGCTAATAAAATACTTATGACAGGGGTCCCATCTCATTTGGTAAACAGCCACGTTAGGCATGAGACGTATCATGGGACATAAACTAGCCTTCCTGGCTAACTTTGACACATTTACTGAAATGTTGTAATGTGTTTCCAATTCATCCCTGTCA includes:
- the ptprjb.1 gene encoding receptor-type tyrosine-protein phosphatase eta isoform X8; translated protein: MERFWPHAAVLRIILLLYAVPQNAQADVANSTCNITNVPGIPNITFANVNTTAVHLSWLHPDDLPTYYKYEIQTTNMSGATIVEQTLDNSTMAVVTGLQPGTRYHFNVTLVEADCDYTVEQFGYTMPKAVTDLKVADVNTTAVSLTWLRQDDHKTGYSYQVTVLENVTQVQQLNTTTENYTVTSLTPGVNYTFQVSTVVQGVKSTEESTSSYTVPKAVTDLKVADVNTTAVSLTWLRQDDHKTGYSYQVTVLENVTQIQQLNTTTENYTVISLTPGVNYIFRVSTVVQGVKSTEETTSSYTVPGAVTDLTVVNVNTTAVNLIWQNPDDQQPYYEYKIQTTNYKMSGTTIVEQFNINMLIVTGLQPGTGYCFNVTVGVPGRESAVEHKLGYTMPKAVTDLTAADVNTTAVRLTWLRQDDHKPDYSYQVTVLEKDNKIQQLNTTTESYTVTGLTPGVNYTSQVATVVQGVKSTEESVTFYTNPGTVSNIVALGTTTNMSVTWKAASGQVDYYSVELTGAGQMDKGKSRLSNTTLYVLFEKLNPGTLYHISVCAISGPGSECLATDNATFPNPPGPLTVESQTTHSINVSWSSPTDEKPGQYNFSVSYLNRTKSTENSWFLLEDLESGTLYNITVVTVGPLGLQSEMVSTSNSTRPYPVSDLRQTGIAPSSLVLTWSQQGLQSGYSYLVHVSNSTTDTAFESPHNFSGLVSGGNYTCTVTTQTGDGTQTLYPGTTPCHTQPHAVGAINATTQNTTAIGLSWEKPRQYRDANKYRIEASGCASRNVTVVNEQAEMAELSPGTQCQFCVLTISEAGFEGEARCTHQYTKPEQVHPTVSNRVLNQGLNDTILVSWAAPAGNVEHYYVYLNSSDQTESRRLSPPEPLSHLFDNLCPGREYSAMVITSSGPFNTTSRVITNATFPNPPEKIEFLTKSTSSIVIRWQHAQFKADSWLYVVTYVQSNQAKSNFTNSPNYTFSHLNSGTPYNFSVATEGPLRLQSCSISISNTTKPEKVQSLNISTEEEATQLTWARPDGYKASYSYLVTWSGEPMEPMENATQQENLNVYPLVPGSPYNYSVTTVTSDGTRSDSVDHSKCTKASSVQNLTCSSPNEKIAQILLVWSRPKGRSSDFGIGHRQNDNKPITIITVPGSCSPDCEYTISNLTHYTKYQVTMQTLSCGSPSELESRSCTTGITDPFIPSNYKSLVQATVNAHDRFTVNIQPQMLDATNGPIRYYGVLLTDSLNDMDSSELKQFLNQTYANWSAGKTTTYLARVRKVESGDRSRFKREVSPNLPVEIGTGETWRGYTNGALRANHKYRYAIVLFTRLNESTGSNFVDSKYSLVTITPFYPVIQTLLDPVVIGTAVGASLGVFCVLFIIIIGFIIYWKKMNRKECSDIQINSISRQKVNISVHVVDYEAYYRKQKADSNCGFAEEFDDLKPVGTAQSRNSALALENKTKNRYNNVLPYDSSRVKLSIQGTQFDDYINASYMPGYNSKKEYIGAQGPLPGTVNEFWRMVWEKNIQTLVMLTRCNEQGRVKCEKYWPEDSKHFGNNTVTMTSEITLEDWTIREFDIKNVKTAETRSVRHFHFTAWPDHGVPESTELLINFRHLVREHMDQYSANSPTVVHCSAGVGRTGTFIAIDRLIFQIERESMVDVYGTIHDLRMHRTLMVQTEDQYVFLNQCALDIIRSRTGTNVDLIYQNTDAMCLYENIEPRKILPNKYHNA